The following are encoded in a window of Salmo trutta chromosome 9, fSalTru1.1, whole genome shotgun sequence genomic DNA:
- the LOC115200064 gene encoding apical junction component 1 homolog has product MTRTDPPDILVSTLYRDIKLNPITGHSQQCDSQMIDKLERHTETINKRHCRSFDFLESLDDPQSFSASMEYPYKRTEHQGVHKEVTWNGLDHPGHLRFSSPDLFNTRLPPPQHANPDKTSQAARSDSKKRTRSKSAPRVKTTFTPVPISVSPPANKRGRDVSQAVPDPLRTSEPHRDSYSSNRAFLNEVHPIKLQPRSPLYVSDCFSEVSKQDQPAITPHVRCRVDIKPDAAVLQHTARRSQNMRTEHPWQRYSYSSQSRGLSVPRQVRTPTPSECYSGDYRQAYQYTTCMTPSYIQPVDMRRVPSPIMPREYLSREQRTLSNPNIPTKFFYTEDPTRYPVHPSARAYYQDDNSSLTSQGSTLNSQYVHDPRTRWVHTLPVRPYYTEQHMSSRDPGQAVYTRPYSTSEAGPYFAQTPQARAYYGEDPRAYPCQSNGSKVFYSKPYNPPAGQYIPCKAYHTEGRRQPQMSQAYADDWYRSSISGYSNQSSQLTPQRVRQEPVMSPWFANSYVEPTRLVAEVRNHSKSWDNILYPRHDREQTVPRGRSYENLFYQGRHPLFPSDTSQPVILNLSSSPRRYAARSISENSLEKGPNNPGRNTKAGLWFATPEITITDNDIRARNHKQRDARSASWDTLDCEKAPTQNVLHHQEQPSESAELTKDRKHNNYSLQQSLEQLDELLADLVIDYKPPTNRKPSQDLLNQIKQLISEDDEKGKIKSSGLESLGGLESIGPLNTPPSSTKTSPDTIKDPDSGCDGLQSLQRSPEEFSPDHSTDDNDTMMCANRKCKRTETLFNACLYFKSCHSCYTFYCSRNCRRDDWDSHKENCLYGRISSVCRHMMKYCRENSEIHKAFSRISKAGYLSRGRGILFLGFANPGTADNFLKVGLESLVMSPTYLSLRELDSFKDNLGDYCKDLQQAGNEYDPNECFLLNVSIAVGELVPNRPSPRVQTPTVRKYAKISLASSSPDKKVFKKESDMETLILTPPPGTPDIDKEGKEGMKAREICFINIQRELRTRGVFLRHEYPKIYNQLCEFVESNKRFTPTTIYPIDKRTGKQFMCMIMAASEPRTLDWVGTPHLLDDII; this is encoded by the coding sequence ATGACACGCACAGATCCCCCTGATATACTGGTATCCACTCTGTATCGGGACATCAAATTAAACCCCATCACTGGGCACTCTCAACAATGTGACTCGCAAATGATTGACAAACTGGAGCGACATACGGAGACCATCAACAAAAGACACTGCCGTAGCTTTGACTTCCTCGAGTCATTGGATGACCCACAGTCCTTTTCTGCCTCAATGGAATACCCTTACAAGAGGACTGAGCATCAAGGGGTGCATAAAGAGGTGACCTGGAATGGCCTGGATCATCCAGGACACCTCCGTTTCTCCTCCCCTGATCTGTTTAACACTAgactaccaccaccacagcatGCTAACCCAGACAAAACCAGTCAGGCCGCGAGGTCAGATTCAAAGAAGAGGACTAGATCTAAAAGTGCCCCCAGAGTCAAGACCACCTTTACCCCGGTGCCCATTTCAGTCTCCCCACCAGCAAACAAGAGGGGACGAGATGTCTCACAGGCTGTACCAGACCCTCTAAGGACATCTGAACCACACCGGGACTCTTACTCCTCTAACCGGGCTTTTTTGAACGAGGTACACCCTATAAAACTGCAACCACGCTCTCCCCTCTATGTCTCGGACTGTTTCTCAGAGGTGAGCAAACAGGATCAGCCTGCCATCACTCCTCACGTCAGGTGTCGTGTCGATATCAAGCCAGATGCGGCAGTCCTGCAGCACACAGCCAGGAGGTCTCAGAACATGAGGACTGAACATCCCTGGCAGAGATATTCCTACTCCAGTCAGAGTAGAGGTCTGTCTGTGCCACGGCAGGTACGGACACCCACGCCAAGCGAATGTTACAGTGGGGATTATAGACAAGCATATCAGTACACTACCTGCATGACCCCCAGCTACATTCAGCCAGTAGACATGCGAAGGGTGCCCTCCCCTATAATGCCAAGGGAATACTTGTCAAGGGAGCAGAGGACTCTCTCAAACCCCAATATACCAACTAAATTCTTCTACACTGAGGATCCGACTAGATATCCTGTCCATCCGTCTGCTAGAGCGTACTATCAGGATGATAATTCCAGCCTCACCAGCCAAGGCAGTACTCTTAATAGTCAGTATGTGCATGATCCAAGGACTCGCTGGGTTCACACTCTCCCAGTCCGACCATATTACACAGAGCAACACATGTCCAGCAGAGACCCTGGGCAGGCTGTCTATACCAGACCTTACTCTACAAGCGAAGCAGGGCCATACTTTGCTCAAACACCACAGGCAAGAGCATACTATGGGGAAGATCCCAGAGCATATCCTTGTCAGTCAAATGGCTCCAAGGTGTTCTACAGCAAGCCGTACAACCCCCCAGCAGGACAGTATATTCCATGCAAGGCGTATCACACGGAGGGCCGTCGACAACCACAAATGTCCCAGGCTTATGCAGATGACTGGTATCGTTCAAGTATATCTGGATACTCCAACCAGTCCTCTCAGCTGACACCACAGAGAGTAAGACAAGAGCCAGTAATGTCCCCCTGGTTTGCAAACAGTTATGTGGAGCCAACCAGACTGGTAGCAGAAGTCAGAAACCATTCCAAATCCTGGGACAATATTCTTTATCCTCGTCATGACAGGGAGCAAACAGTACCCCGTGGACGCAGCTATGAGAATCTGTTTTACCAGGGGAGACATCCTCTGTTTCCTAGTGATACATCACAGCCAGTTATACTCAATCTATCTAGTTCACCAAGGCGCTATGCTGCCCGGTCCATCTCTGAAAACTCCTTAGAGAAAGGACCAAACAATCCTGGAAGGAACACTAAGGCTGGGCTATGGTTTGCAACTCCTGAGATCACGATAACCGACAATGACATACGTGCACGCAACCACAAACAGCGAGATGCGCGTTCAGCCAGCTGGGATACACTGGATTGTGAAAAGGCACCGACTCAAAATGTTCTTCATCATCAAGAGCAGCCATCTGAGTCAGCGGAACTGACCAAAGAcagaaaacacaacaattattctctgcagcagagccTAGAGCAACTGGACGAGCTGCTAGCTGATCTTGTCATTGATTACAAACCACCGACCAACAGGAAGCCTAGTCAGGATCTATTGAACCAAATAAAACAGTTGATTAGTGAGGATGATGAAAAAGGAAAGATAAAATCTTCGGGCCTAGAGAGTCTAGGAGGCCTAGAGAGTATAGGACCTCTCAACACACCACCCTCCTCCACTAAAACCAGCCCTGACACTATCAAAGACCCAGACAGTGGGTGTGATGGCTTACAGAGCTTACAGAGGAGTCCAGAGGAGTTCTCCCCAGACCACAGCACAGACGACAATGACACCATGATGTGTGCCAACAGGAAGTGCAAGCGGACAGAGACCCTGTTCAATGCCTGTCTTTACTTCAAATCCTGTCATAGTTGCTACACCTTCTACTGTTCCCGGAACTGCCGCCGGGATGACTGGGACAGCCATAAAGAGAACTGTCTGTATGGACGTATCAGCAGTGTGTGCAGACACATGATGAAGTACTGCAGAGAGAACTCTGAGATCCATAAAGCCTTCTCTCGCATTTCCAAAGCTGGCTACCTTTCCAGAGGGAGAGGCATTCTTTTCCTGGGCTTTGCTAACCCAGGGACTGCTGACAACTTCCTGAAGGTTGGGCTTGAGAGCCTCGTCATGTCCCCCACATATCTGTCTCTCAGAGAGCTGGACAGCTTCAAAGACAACCTGGGGGATTACTGCAAGGACCTGCAGCAGGCTGGCAATGAGTATGACCCCAATGAATGTTTCCTCTTGAATGTATCCATAGCTGTTGGTGAACTAGTGCCTAACAGACCCTCACCAAGAGTCCAAACACCAACAGTCCGAAAATATGCAAAGATTTCGTTGGCCTCCTCCAGCCCAGATAAAAAGGTcttcaagaaggagagtgacatGGAGACACTCATTCTGACCCCGCCTCCAGGCACACCTGATATTGACAAAGAGGGAAAGGAGGGTATGAAAGCCAGAGAGATCTGCTTTATCAATATCCAACGTGAGCTCAGGACCAGGGGAGTCTTCCTGCGTCATGAGTATCCCAAAATATACAATCAACTCTGTGAGTTTGTGGAGAGCAACAAGAGATTCACACCCACTACCATTTACCCCATAGATAAGAGAACAGGGAAGCAGTTCATGTGTATGATCATGGCTGCTTCTGAGCCCAGAACGCTAGACTGGGTAGGCACCCCCCATCTCCTGGATGATATTATATAG